TCAAAGCTGGGGATGTCGACCCAGTTGTTGTATTCTTGTTGTTCTTATTTAAgacacacttagatctcaattaatgtaatttttggtttttatttatgtttttaattcttttaatttagatgctgtcGTGGAAAGCCATGTGGTTTATGtggatattattttaatatttttaatttatgccGTCTACCACATGTGCAATTTCCATCTCTGATGTAACAACAGGGACAAAAACGAGACGCGTTTTCtaggatagggactaaaagcagTGGAAataaaagttagggaccaaagtgggaatcgcgtgaaaatgtaaGGACGAAAATGTGGTTTTTGCCTACATCATATATGGTGGACAACTCTATAGAAGGTCCTACGATGGTGTACAACTTTGTTGCTTGAAGAAAGAATAAGTTGAAAAGGTAATGGAAGAAGTCCATCAAGGGATTTGTGGCCCTCATATGAATGGGAGAATGTTAGCCAAGAAAATCCTAAGGATGGGGTACTGTTGTAATATGAGGGAGACTGATTGTGTGGACTATGTGAAGAGTTGTCATGATTGTCAGACACATGCCAACTTGAACCATATACCACCTAGTGAGTTGTATAGCATGACTTCTCCATGGCCTTCTCTGTTTGGGGCAAAGATATGATTGGAAGGATAGCTCCTAAGGCTTCAAATGGGCATGAATACATCCTGGTGGCAATtgactatttcaccaagtgggtggacgCTGCCTCCTACCCTATATTGAAGGCTAAGCATATGGCTCGGTTCTTAGAAAACAACATTAAATGTCAGTTTGGGGTGCCCTAAGAGATCATCTTTGATAACGATTCCCAAATTGAGGGTGAAGTTTAGAGAGTCATATAAGAATATAGCATTGAGCATCACAAGTCTTCACCATATCGACCACAGGGTAAGAGGGTTGTAAAAGCAGCTAGTAAGAATGTGAAGAACATCCTAGCCAAGATGGTAGTGACATACGAAGATTGGGCCGAGAAGCTTCCGTTTACCTTATTGGGTAATAGAACTTCTCTCCATGCGTTGACTGGGGCAACACCTTACTCTTCGGCTTATGGTAGTGAGGTGGTGCTTCCTATTAAGGTGGAGATACAATCTTTGAGGTTATTGGTGGAAATTGAGGTCCTAGAAGAGGATTGGGCTAAGGCGAGATATGAACAATTGGCTTTGATAGACGAGAAAAGAGCTAGGGCACAATATCATGCACAAGGGTACCAAAAAAGGATTGCTAGACCATTCAACAAGAAAGTGAAATCGAGAAACCTTAAAAAAGGGGACTCGGTCCTAAAGGTGCTTAGAGACGAGACTTTTGATCCAAGATGAAAGATGAAGCCAACATGGTCTGGgccttttttcattaaaaagatCATGTCTAGAGGTGCTATAAGGATCATAGATTTGGATGGGGAAGAGATACTTCGCCCAATCAACATGGATAGACTTTGAAAATACAacatttaaaggaaaaaaaaaaaaacctgctaggttgaaaacccaaaaaagcaGCCTAGGCAAAAGAACCTCGCTAGATTGAAAATGTGAAAGGGCAACCTAGGAAAAAGTTAGGGGAAAAGACCATGGGCATGGCGAAATTCCCGAAGGGACATCATGGGCAAAAATTACATggcaaaggaaaaagagaagaaaaaaaaaggaatgaaatgatAATAAGCGAAGATAATAAAAAGTGATTCTTTATTGCTCAAATTAATAGGTAACAAGACTGTTTTCATATGGGATTTGGAACACTCCAatcctttattaaattcaaaaacaaaaacatgagaGTCATAAAGTGTAGAAAAGGTAATATGTAGGGCATATCAAGGTGGTCACTCAGCCCTCCTTGCTTTCTTGTTAGTCTTCATGTTAGCTTTCTCATCCCTTAGAATCCACTTCATGTCATTCTTCAACCAATGCTTGTACCTTACAATGGTATAGAGGTATCGAGGAGAAGCAATACCTCTAGTCACCTAACAGCGTGGCCAAGCCTTATGAAGCCTACCCAAGATCCTGTTAGTAAACACTTTGGTGTGTAAGGCACCTTCACCACTAGGAGCTCCTTAACGCTCTCTAAATTGCCTTGAGATACGACAAGTGGAGTAGTATGAGTAGCAGCGAGGTTTAACTAAAGGCACACAGTAGTCCTTACAGCAATGGTAAACCATGCTTGAGATGTGCTACCACTCCATGACCCATTGAATGTCAGTCTCCTTGACGAGGACCATAAGCTCCATTTACGCCTAAAAGCTCATGTCATTCTGATGAAGTCAGCGGTCCCTAATATGCGTAGGGAGGTATGTGTTGGAGGGGTACGGTAGGAGGTTAAAGCAACCAAAGCCTTTCTTGTAGCCatatctgagagagagagagagagagagagagagagagagagagagagagagagagagagagggagtaaaaaaaggggaaagcaaaaaacaaaaaaagaagaaagggaaaagcaaaaaagaagaagagagaacatgagcaaaaaaaaaaaaaatatatatatatatatatatataaatgaaagatGATATAAGGTGTCTCAATGGGTTGAAAACTAATAGGAAATCCATGCAAAATTATAGGAATCCCACTAGGTTGAGaacctaggcaaaagttagggaTTATacctgaagaagaagaggacttcCTGCAAAGAAACTTGCTTCCTTCCTATGAAAAGCATCCAAACCATTGAGGGTTTCCGCTAAGATCAAGCCTACCGGGTTACCTCTCTTTAGCTCATAAACCACCATGAACATCCAGAGGTCCACACAATATGACCTTTGGACCAAGAAGTTCCTTGTAAGAATACATAAGAAAAAGGCGCAGAGAAAGTGACCTCTCATCTACGGGAATGGCCAAGTCAAAAAAGTGTGCAAAACCCAAGCTAAGGTTGAGTTTGACAAAGAAGCACCACCTATTTGTCGTAGCAAGAGGGATTCCTAACACAACTTGTAGCAAAGAAGGGAGATCCCTACCCAGGGTAGGGAAGATGAGATTGTCAATCTCCGGTTCTTCGATAGGGGGGCATAGTTCTACTCCATTGAAGCAGAAAACATGCCTAGTAGGGACCTAATAGTTGGCAATAGCATAAAAAAGAAGCTCATCCACCCTTATTTAATGGTATGGAAAGACACAAGAAAGACCACAGCGGGCAATGGAGTCCTTGAAATCAGGACCAAGCCTCCTAATCCAAGCAAAGACATTGAGTTGAGAGTTTTTTGCCATCAAGGGACCTCAGAAAAGTGCTCTCTCAGTTGAAAATACGTTGGTGAGGGTTTTGGGACCCAAACGGCTACTTTTATGGTTAATTAGGGTGGCTAGGGTTTCGTCTAATTCGCAGCCCACTTACGCAAAGTCAACCC
The sequence above is drawn from the Castanea sativa cultivar Marrone di Chiusa Pesio chromosome 5, ASM4071231v1 genome and encodes:
- the LOC142635105 gene encoding uncharacterized protein LOC142635105, yielding MAFSVWGKDMIGRIAPKASNGHEYILVAIDYFTKWVDAASYPILKAKHMARFLENNIKCQFGGKRVVKAASKNVKNILAKMVVTYEDWAEKLPFTLLGNRTSLHALTGATPYSSAYGSEVVLPIKVEIQSLRLLVEIEVLEEDWAKARYEQLALIDEKRARAQYHAQGYQKRIARPFNKKVKSRNLKKGDSVLKVLRDETFDPR